A single region of the Plantactinospora soyae genome encodes:
- the mycP gene encoding type VII secretion-associated serine protease mycosin yields the protein MPGRRIRLTLVGVVIAVAVPPFAAGPALAAALPPAAARLALPGCDNDDQLPRAVPAVPWAQKRYALERLAPLATGAQVTVAVIDSGVDKTHTQMKGRVLPGRDYLDPGLDGSRDCARHGTGVASIIAATPTRGVGFRGVAPQAKILPVRVSEQKVIEGKESGKTAGVVALANSIRWAVDNDADVINLSIVYYKDNPALKSAIAYAVEKDVVVVVAAGNQNTEGNPTPYPASYDGVIGVGSVGEDGQVSAFSQRGPWVDLVAPGGAVLVAAPERGHVVDNGTSFAAPYVAGAAALVRQYWPDLNARQVAERLLATTDPAPGTDRDAYGAGILNPYRAVTETAAPARRPAAAGLPPHVIDPAEVARAERRAVTQERALWVAGLAAAVAAVALLLAVVLPRGSRRRWRPAGPA from the coding sequence ATGCCTGGCCGCAGAATACGACTCACGCTGGTTGGCGTCGTCATCGCGGTGGCGGTTCCGCCGTTCGCCGCCGGGCCGGCCCTCGCGGCGGCGCTGCCACCGGCGGCGGCGCGACTCGCGTTGCCCGGCTGTGACAACGACGACCAATTGCCCCGGGCCGTCCCCGCCGTGCCGTGGGCCCAGAAGCGGTACGCCCTGGAACGGCTCGCCCCGTTGGCCACCGGGGCCCAGGTGACGGTCGCGGTGATCGATTCCGGTGTCGACAAGACGCACACCCAGATGAAGGGGCGGGTCCTGCCCGGACGGGACTACCTCGATCCCGGCCTCGACGGGAGCCGGGACTGCGCTCGGCACGGCACCGGTGTGGCGAGCATCATCGCGGCCACCCCGACCCGGGGCGTCGGCTTCCGCGGGGTCGCCCCGCAGGCGAAGATCCTGCCGGTCCGGGTCAGCGAGCAGAAGGTGATCGAAGGCAAGGAATCGGGAAAAACCGCCGGCGTTGTGGCACTGGCCAACTCGATCCGGTGGGCGGTGGACAACGACGCGGACGTGATCAACCTCTCGATCGTCTACTACAAGGACAACCCCGCGTTGAAGAGCGCGATCGCGTACGCCGTCGAGAAGGATGTCGTGGTGGTGGTCGCGGCCGGCAACCAGAACACTGAGGGCAACCCCACCCCGTACCCGGCGTCGTACGACGGGGTGATCGGGGTCGGCTCGGTCGGCGAGGACGGCCAGGTCTCGGCCTTCTCCCAGCGGGGGCCCTGGGTCGACCTGGTCGCCCCGGGCGGCGCGGTGCTGGTGGCGGCGCCGGAGCGGGGGCACGTGGTGGACAACGGCACCAGCTTCGCCGCGCCCTACGTGGCCGGGGCCGCCGCACTGGTCCGGCAGTACTGGCCGGACCTGAACGCCCGTCAGGTGGCCGAGCGCCTCCTCGCGACCACCGACCCCGCGCCGGGCACCGACCGCGACGCCTACGGCGCCGGAATCCTCAACCCGTACCGGGCGGTCACCGAGACCGCGGCGCCGGCCCGGCGGCCCGCGGCGGCCGGGCTTCCGCCGCACGTGATCGATCCGGCGGAGGTGGCGCGAGCGGAGCGCCGTGCGGTGACCCAGGAGCGGGCGCTGTGGGTCGCCGGTCTCGCCGCCGCGGTGGCCGCCGTCGCCCTGCTGCTCGCCGTCGTACTGCCGCGGGGCTCACGCCGCCGCTGGCGCCCCGCCGGCCCGGCGTGA
- a CDS encoding WXG100 family type VII secretion target encodes MGDGLLVVNFAALQQASADIQKALNTLDSQLDQLESDAAPLVSTWEGEAKEAYAVRQAKWRQASMDLQNMLRDIKMALDESAADYVSTEKKNTGLFQ; translated from the coding sequence ATGGGTGACGGCCTTCTTGTCGTCAATTTCGCCGCGCTACAGCAGGCAAGCGCGGACATCCAAAAGGCGCTGAACACGCTCGACTCGCAGCTGGACCAGCTGGAGTCGGACGCGGCACCGCTCGTCTCCACCTGGGAAGGCGAGGCCAAGGAGGCGTACGCGGTTCGGCAGGCGAAGTGGCGCCAGGCGTCGATGGACCTGCAGAACATGCTGCGGGACATCAAGATGGCGCTGGACGAGTCCGCCGCGGACTACGTGAGCACGGAAAAGAAGAACACCGGCCTGTTCCAGTAG
- a CDS encoding WXG100 family type VII secretion target produces the protein MSQTQAEAAVMQQTAQKFEQVDQSLQSMLTSLMSELEVLQSAWKGAGGRSFETVKQQWRQDQETIHRALRETATAIRTSGTQYDASDSEASSRMSATNTGGLSLPL, from the coding sequence GTGTCTCAGACGCAGGCAGAAGCAGCAGTGATGCAGCAGACCGCCCAGAAGTTCGAGCAGGTCGACCAGTCGCTGCAGAGCATGCTGACCAGCTTGATGAGTGAGCTTGAGGTGCTTCAGAGCGCGTGGAAGGGTGCTGGTGGCCGCTCGTTCGAGACGGTCAAGCAGCAGTGGAGGCAGGACCAGGAGACGATCCACCGGGCGCTGCGTGAGACCGCGACCGCGATCCGTACCTCTGGCACGCAGTACGACGCGTCCGACAGCGAGGCGTCCAGCCGGATGTCGGCGACCAACACCGGCGGCCTCTCGCTGCCGCTCTGA